A single window of Buteo buteo chromosome 15, bButBut1.hap1.1, whole genome shotgun sequence DNA harbors:
- the HS3ST5 gene encoding heparan sulfate glucosamine 3-O-sulfotransferase 5, whose protein sequence is MLFKQQALLRQKLFVLGSLAIGSLLYLVARVGSLDRLQPLCPIDGRFGPRGQDEIPLRALQFKRGLLHEFRKGNATKEQIRLHNLVQQLPKAIIIGVRKGGTRALLEMLNLHPAVVKASQEIHFFDNDENYAKGIEWYRKKMPFSYPHQITIEKSPAYFITEEVPERIYKMNSSIKLLIIVREPTTRAISDYTQVLEGKERKNKTYYKFEKLAIDPNTCEVNTKYKAVRTSIYTKHLERWLKYFPIEQFHIVDGDRLITEPLPELQLVEKFLNLPPRISQYNLYFNATRGFYCLRFNIVFNKCLAGSKGRIHPEVDTSVITKLRKFFHPFNQKFYQITGRTFNWP, encoded by the exons ATGCTATTCAAACAGCAGGCGTTGCTGAGACAGAAGCTCTTTGTGCTAGGCAGCCTTGCTATTGGAAGTCTCCTATATCTAGTTGCCAGAGTTGGGAGCTTGGATAG actgcagcccctctgccccatcGACGGTCGATTTGGACCCCGCGGCCAGGACGAAATCCCGCTGCGAGCTCTGCAGTTCAAGCGAGGGCTGCTCCACGAATTCCGAAAGGGCAATGCCACCAAGGAACAAATACGACTGCACAATCTGGTTCAGCAGCTTCCCAAGGCCATTATCATTGGGGTGCGGAAAGGAGGCACCCGAGCACTACTGGAGATGCTGAACCTTCACCCCGCAGTGGTCAAAGCTTCTCAAGAGATTCACTTCTTTGACAATGATGAGAACTATGCCAAGGGGATTGAGTGGTACcggaaaaaaatgcctttttcttacCCTCATCAAATAACAATTGAGAAAAGCCCTGCGTATTTTATCACCGAGGAAGTACCTGAAAGGATTTACAAAATGAACTCATCTATCAAATTATTGATCATTGTCAGGGAACCTACCACAAGAGCTATTTCTGATTACACTCAGGTGCTGGAAggtaaggaaagaaagaacaaaacttaCTACAAATTTGAGAAGCTGGCTATTGATCCTAATACCTGCGAAGTGAACACTAAGTATAAGGCAGTGAGAACCAGCATCTACACAAAACATCTGGAGAGATGGTTAAAATACTTCCCAATCGAGCAGTTTCATATCGTGGACGGAGACCGGCTTATCACAGAACCGCTGCCAGAACTCCAGCTGGTCGAGAAGTTCCTAAATCTTCCTCCGAGGATAAGTCAGTACAATTTATACTTCAATGCCACCAGAGGGTTTTACTGCTTGCGATTTAACATTGTCTTTAACAAGTGCCTGGCGGGTAGCAAGGGACGCATCCATCCAGAGGTGGATACCTCTGTCATTACCAAATTGCGCAAGTTCTTTCATCCTTTTAATCAAAAATTCTACCAGATCACTGGGAGGACATTTAACTGGCCCTAA